A portion of the Malania oleifera isolate guangnan ecotype guangnan chromosome 3, ASM2987363v1, whole genome shotgun sequence genome contains these proteins:
- the LOC131150762 gene encoding uncharacterized protein LOC131150762, whose product MSGSGGVSVARNRSGDRFYSPPAVRRHHQMLQQRNLQKQTGMGSVMGSGSGESETSTGPDNCSSSSSLTSSAGPTGASNLDRFLEYTTPVVAAQYFPKSCTRSWRSHEKEFHPYFVLGDLWESFKEWSAYGAGVPLLLDGKDSVVQYYVPYLSGIQLYIDPSRPPSKGRRAGEDSDTESSRESSSDGSSDFETGKGPHNVAPGTWNQDLTDANIQSLRRLSLRNKPVTNFSRDKSEHAGLLVFEYFEQDPPYSREPLADKISVLASRFPDLRTFWSCDLLPSSWISVAWYPIYRIPTGPTLQNLDACFLTYHSLSTPFASTSVNWLHFPGSNAREVPDADSFKLSLPIFGLASYKFKASVWHPNGVEECQIANSLLQAADNFLRHSQVNHPDYRFFISHSPYQR is encoded by the exons ATGTCGGGTTCCGGTGGGGTTTCCGTGGCTCGCAATCGGAGCGGAGACCGGTTCTACAGCCCGCCGGCCGTGCGGAGGCACCACCAGATGTTGCAGCAGCGTAACCTTCAGAAGCAAACGGGTATGGGTTCGGTTATGGGCTCAGGGTCGGGTGAGTCGGAGACCAGTACGGGGCCCGACAACTGTTCATCCTCGTCGTCCTTGACATCTTCTGCGGGGCCCACGGGCGCTTCCAATTTGGATCGGTTCTTGGAGTACACGACTCCGGTGGTTGCGGCTCAGTACTTCCCTAAG AGTTGCACGAGGAGTTGGAGAAGTCATGAAAAGGAGTTTCATCCATACTTTGTGCTTGGAGATCTATGGGAGTCATTCAAGGAGTGGAGTGCATATGGAGCTGGTGTGCCTCTTTTGTTGGACGGGAAGGACTCTGTTGTGCAGTACTATGTCCCCTACTTGTCTGGTATTCAGCTTTATATTGATCCATCGAGGCCTCCCTCGAAAGGAAG GAGGGCTGGTGAGGATAGTGATACTGAATCATCCAGGGAGTCAAGTAGTGACGGCAGCAGTGACTTCGAAACTGGAAAAGGACCCCATAATGTTGCTCCAGGAACTTGGAACCAGGACCTTACAGATGCGAATATCCAGAGCTTGAGAAGACTCTCTTTAAGAAATAAACCCGTCACGAATTTCTCAAGAGATAAAAGCGAGCATGCTGGTCTGCTTGTGTTTGAATACTTTGAGCAAGATCCGCCATATAGTCGGGAACCTTTGGCTGATAAG ATTTCAGTTCTTGCTTCTCGATTCCCTGATCTTAGGACATTCTGGAGCTGTGATCTATTGCCTTCAAGTTGGATTTCTGTAGCTTG GTATCCCATCTATAGGATACCAACAGGTCCAACATTACAAAATCTGGATGCTTGCTTCCTTACCTACCATTCATTGTCCACACCCTTTGCAA GTACAAGTGTCAATTGGCTGCATTTTCCTGGTTCAAATGCTAGGGAGGTTCCTGATGCTGACTCGTTCAAGCTGTCGCTGCCCATCTTTGGGCTTGCTTCCTATAAGTTCAAAGCTTCTGTTTGGCATCCTAATGGAGTTGAAGAATGTCAGATAGCTAATTCTCTCCTGCAAGCTGCTGACAACTTTCTCAGGCACTCACAAGTTAATCACCCAGACTACAGGTTCTTCATCTCCCATAGCCCTTACCAAAGGTGA